GGAAATGACACTATTAATGGTGGACCCGGAACAGACGTCGCCATTTTTTCAGATGATTTTGATAATTATGAGCCTTCTCTTCTAGCAGATGGAAGTACAATATTTTCTCATACCAGAGGAACTCAGACAGATGGGATAGATACCCTAAGAGGTGTCGAATTTGCGAAATTTAGAGACCGAATCGTTCCCTTGCCATTAGATATTCCCGTTTCTAATCCTGAACCTGAACCAAGTCCAGTTAATAGAAACATAAATATCACTCAGATTGGTGATGACGATATCATTCCTGGCACAGCTATTATTTCTGGCCTCTATGTCTACTGGGAAGATGATACAGATCGAGTTTTATCACTAAATACAGATACTCAGGAAATTAGAGATATTACAGTCTCTGGTTTAAGTAGTGAATTTTTATATGATCGTCAATATGAATTTACTCTAGGCGATGGAAGTAGTTTATTAGAAAACGATAAAATAGCAGTCCAGTTAAACTCTTCAAGTGGTCAATTTATTAATGTGGCCATATATGATGGAAACTCCCTATGGCCTATCGATGCAGTTCAACACATTTCTGCTGCTAGCGATCGAGCTTTTTTTGAACAAAATGGCTTTGTATATTCATACGACTATATCAATCAAACTAGCACTCTAGTCGCAGATAATAATGGAACTAACAGTTTCACTGGTTTGCCAAACTTTCCCAGCTCTAGCTTTTCTAGTTATGACTCTTCTTTCTCGCCAGATAAGGCTATAGCTTGGACAGCCTCTCGATTTGGAGAAATTCAGTTCAACATACCAGAAGTTTTCTTCTACAACGGAGAGACAACCACTCAACTGACAAGCTATAACAGCGACTTGACTGACATTTTGTCAAGGGTAGATTTTAATTCTCAATATTTCACTAACACGGATGATGTTTACACTGATGGAAATAATGTTGTCTGGACTAGTCTCCCATCCAGCCTTGCTGACGGTCTTTCAAATGAAAGAGTTGTATTCTTATATAACGGAGCAGAAATATCTCAAATCGGATCTTTTTCCGATACACGGAGTAACGGGCTCGGAAATCTCCCGAAAGTGTCAGGAGATAATGTTGTCTGGTCGACCATAACCCAGGCAACCGATACTGGTAACTCTAATGACTACATTCATACACTCTATCTATATGATGGATTTCAAACTCAAGCAATTCATCAAGTAACAAGGACTCATTCCAATAATTCTTTTGACCTTGAAAGGGGCATTAGAAAATTACAGATAAATGGAAATAATGTTGCTTGGTTAGATCGCCCAACAAACCCTGGTGCTTCCAACAATCGGTTACTCTACTCGTATAACATCGCTGATGAAAACCCACAGGCGCGCATAATACATGAGAGCGAATATGAACTAATTCATTTTGAGATTTCAGAGAACTTAACTGCTTGGATTGCCCCTGAAAACATTACCGTTCAGCAGCAGAACGGTAGAGAAGAAACTTACTTCAGTTATAATCTGTACGCATATGATGGACAGCAGGTCTATAAACTTAGTGACCCAGCATCTGGGCCAAGATCTCCTGGCGTAAGAAGCAGCCAATTAGAGGTTTTGAACGACAGAGTCATTTGGGTCGGTGAGTCCAATGGACTTGTGGCAGACCCAATCATATCGGGCGATGATGAAGTATTCGTGGCAACTTTTGGAAATGTAGAAGAACAAACAAATTCGTCGCCAATTGCTAACGAAGACAGCTTCATAACTGTTGAAGGTAATACTATTGCTGGCAACGTCCTTGCCAATGACACTGATCCCGACGGAGATGCTCTAACTGCCTCGTTAACCAAAGATGTCAGTAATGGTACTCTATTCCTAAATTCTAGTGGCAGCTTCATTTATCAACCTGATACCAGCTTTAAAGGCGCTGACAACTTTAGCTACGAAATCAGTGATGGTGAATTAACGAACATTGCGACAGTTTCTATCACTGTCGTTCCTGTCAATAACGCACCGATAGCTAACTTTGCTGATTTTTCAATCGATGAAGATATCGGTTTGGAGGGAACGTTAACTGCGACGGATATTGACGGAGATTCACTAACCTTCTCGTTAATGACCGGGGCAAAAAACGGAGCAGTTGTAGTGAATGACAACGGCTCCGTTATCTATACCCCTGACGGGAACTTCTTTGGCACTGATAGCTTCAGCTACACCGTTACTGATGGAGATTTGACAGATACTGGAACAGCCAATATCACAGTTGAGCCAGTTAATGATGCCCCAGTAGCTGGCGACGATAGCTTCAGCGCGATTCAAGGGAAAGTTTTGAGCGGTGATGTCTCAACAAATGACAGTGATATCGATAGTAATTCACTAACTTTTGATCTGGTATCTGAAACCAGTAACGGAACTATCAGCCTCAACCCTGACGGTACCTTTAGCTATTCCTCAGTTTCTGATTTTACAGGCGTGGATAGCTTTACCTATAAAGTGAGTGATGGGGATTTAGCTAATATTGCGACGGTGAATATCAATGTTGAATTAACCGATGCAGCGGGGTTGCCGTCAGGTGAGGTCGCTAATAACAGTAATAGCGGCATCTTTAGCTTTGAGCAGTGGATATTGTGGCAAACGCTTCGGACGGGTCAGGGCTACGAAAGCGACACGGTTGATTTCAATATCGAACGGGGGGGGCTACGCCTCGCTTCCCTATTCGATGAAACTGCTTATCTTGATGCTAATCCTGACGTCGCTGTGGCAGTACAGCAGGGAATTTTTACCTACGGTTTTGAGCACTTTGTACTCTTTGGCATCAATGAGAATCGTGCCCCTAGTGCCTGGTTCAACTCAGATTACTACCTAAGCCAAAATCCTGATGTTGCGGCGGCGGTCAGCAAGGGTGGAAGCGCGATCTCACATTTCATTGACTTTGGCCATCGCGAGGGGCGCAGCCCAAATGCCTCGTTTGATGCTAAAGACTATCTAACAAACAATCCAGATGTCGCAACTGCCGTTGGCTCATTTGGGCTTGATAGTGCATTTGAGCATTACATCGAGTTTGGTGCTGAAGAAGGCTGCCAAGCTGGCTTGTTGTTTCAAGAAGTTTTCTATTTACAGCAAAATCTTGATGTTTTGGCAGCAGTACAGGATGGTACGTTTGCCTCTGGCATAGAGCACTTCATCTCCTTTGGCCAATCTGAGGGTCGGGATCCCTCTGCTCTGTTTGACCAAAGTGCTTACCTGGAGCGCTATGGCGATGTTGCGGTGGCTGTCAGCAGCGGTGCCCTCCGCAGTGGTTTTGAGCACTACGTTTACTTTGGTCGAGCGGAGGGCCGGGTGGCGGTCTGAGGTCTTAGCGTGTCCCCTCCCCCTCGCCTAGTGCCGATGCCTGGGTGAGGACGGGGTTCAGGTGGCCTATTCAGGGGCATACTCTGGCAGAGCCTGCCTGTGGCTCGCCGCAACAGTCAGGCGGAGAAGGCTTTGACTCACAGGGAAGTTGAAATAGTTGCCCCGCGTCGCAAACACTCTAGTCTTACTGACCAAGATTATCTGCTGACATCACTCAGCGATCGCGTTTAAGACGCTCGCCACTGGGCAGCACCGGGGAATGTCTCTGTGAATTGAGGCCAGAGGCGTGAGGGGACGTGGGGGGACATCCCCGGTGGCCGCAAGAGTGTAGCGTAGGGTTGGCCCATCAAGCCCCAGCCTCTGGCTCACTCCGTTCGGGCTTGATTCGAGCGGATGGGGTTGGCGCGTGGATGGAAAGCCCTACCCCTCCTCAACGAGGAAGGAAGCGAGCACCAGGAGCGCCAGCACGACCTCACTGGTGTCGTCATCCATGAGCACGGCAAAGGTGCGGAAGCGCGCCAGGACGATCGCAACCTCGGTCGGTACCGTGACTCTCATCGGGAATGCCTCCTCAGCAGCTTTAAGGCGTCCAGATTGGCATCGGTGCGGCGGCGCTGGTCAGCCTCGACAGTCCCTATTGAGTTACCCAGCCCTGGTGCGTCGAGCTGCCCTGTCGTCGGCTCAATGAACGATCGCGCCCTGGCCTCAATGATCTGCTCCGGCGTTGGGTTGTGAGTGGGGAGATGCGTTACAAAGTCCTGTCCGGCCAGCGGTGCCTGATTCCAAAGGTCAAGGGCGGCGAGCAATGCGGCCTCAGAGAGTGGTTGGCCAAACTTGGAGATCGCCTGGGCCTGAATTTCGCGTTCGGCATTGCGCAGTCGGTGAATCTGCTGCTGGTCCGCGTCTTGAGGCGAACTCGCTCCGTGTTGGAAGCTGAAGAAGCCTTGATTGCGAGCCCCATTGCCCGGATCGGTGTGGCCGTGGTAGTCCGCGTCGGGATTCAGATGGCCATCGACCGTGCCTTCCGCCTTGCCGATCGCCTTCATTAGCGTTTCGTCATCCAGGGGCATTTCAGTCGGAGCCGCTAGTCCGCTTTCCCACAGCGCCATGAAGCGACGCATGCCAGGCTCACTTTGACTGTAAGGGTCAGGGCGATCGTCGCCGTCGAGATCGATTTCAACGTGCAAATGTTTGCCAAAGGAGCGCCCCGTATCGCCTTGAACCGCGAACGGTTGACCTTTCTTCAGCGCTTCTCCGGCACTGACCCAAACCTCATCAAAGTGAGCGATAAAGATGCCCGTGCCGTCCTGACACTGCAAGTCTACGGTGTTGCCGTAGCCGCTCTGCCAACCCGTACTAACCACGGTTGCCGGACAAGGGGCTGGAACCGCGACGCCGTGCTCTGAATTGGTGGCTTTATCGATCAGCACCAAGTCAAAGGAGTTAGGCGGCGTTGAATCATAGAAGTAAGGAGCCGCGATCGCCAGCGGCGCAAAGGCCACGTACTCCCCGGCGGACTTGATCAGCGGCTCCAGCTCAAAGAGCGTCCGACTGGGAACGAGGGTGCGACCGAAGGCCCGGACTTCCGGTGTGGTGATCCGGATGCCCTCATGGAGCCAAACATCGCTCACCCGGTTGACCTGAGGGCTGAGCATGAAGATAGTCGGGGGCGCGATCGCCACACCCACCAGTAGCCATCCCACCAGCCCGCTGTGCTGCTTGGCGGCCTGGAATGCCATCGGCGCGACTACCACGAATCCTTCACCTCCACAGCATCCAGGGGATTGAAGAATACAAACTGACCCGGTGCCAGCGCATCAGAGGCGGCTAGCCCCCAAGCCAACGCGATGACGATGAGCTTGAGTGCCATGACGCTATTGCTCCTCCGTGCTCCACTCGCGGGTATGAATCACCACGGGAATCTGACGGCTATCGGTACCGACGATGGTGGCCGCCACATTCTCCGTGGGCTGCCGAGCCACATCGGCAGCGGCGCGACCCCAGGAACCGACGTCCCCGGCTCTGACCTCAGCACTGCCGGGATTGCCCACCAAAAGATGAGCCACTCCAGAAACCAAGAACCAACTCGCGGCCATGCCACCGACCACGCCTAAACTCCTCAAAAGCGTTTTTGACGGGTGCGTTAGAGCCCACCAAACGCCATAGAAGCCCGTGGCGATTTCACTAACAAAGGACTGGCGTTGATAGGTGATTTGCTCCATATCAATGTCGTAATTGCGGACGGTTTTTCTGCTCATGATGCTTGCCTCAAAAGAAAACATTTGTCGTGGTCCCTAGCAGTCCCCAACGGCTGGGGACTCACTGGGGACTTGGGGGCCATTGGGGACTCGGCATCATCGCGATATCCTATTCAAGTCAATAGTCCCCAGGTCCCCAGTCCCCGGCTTTACTGCATCCATTCGGGAAAATCCTCCCAATTTGGAATCACGCGCCACTGCTCGGTATCAACGTCTGTCCACTCACCGATATGAAGCGCGATTAGCTCACTTAGAATCGAACGAATATCCTCGCGGGAATTGAGATTGTTCTTGCGTCCCCAGTTCTGCTTGAGAGTATTCACATCGATTTCTCGGTGATGATTTCGCTTTAGATAAGCCAGCAAATTGATGCAGTCTTCTCGACCTCTTAATTCGTCCCATTTCGGGTCGGGATACGTGTTGTCATCCGCCTCAGAACTCGGTGCGGTTGGCCCTTCGTAAATCTGATTTAGTGCGTCGATAAATTCAGGCGAGTCAAAGCGCCGCCGCAGGGCATCCCGCAGCTCGGCCAGCTGGCCCTTGACGATGACCTCATCCAGCGGATCGTCATCCAAACCGATGCCGAGATAATCCAGGAGTTCGCTGATATCTTTCTGCAATCGCCCCGGGCGGATGGAATCCGGGAGCGAGACCCGCTGAAAGTGTTTGTTCGTGGGCTCTGCCCCTGGCGGCTTGAACTTGCCTTTCCCGCTCCAGGTCAACTCGCCAAACTCATCCGCCTGCCCCTCCACTTGCAGCACCGCCGCCGTTTTCATGAGGGACTCCAGCACCCCCGTGGGCATATCACCCCCCGCCGTGCCCTTGCGATCGCCATGCAGCAACAGAATGATGCCGTTACCGCACTTGCGCGCCTGTCGAATGCAGTGGGACGTCATCGGAGCCGTCAGGGCTTTGAGTTCATCCGGTTCAGACGGGTCCGACCAGCCCGTAAATTCATCAACGATGATGGTTTGCCGCTGTCGACGGTTTTCTTGGTAAGGGGCATAGCCGCCTTTGAGCTTGTCCCAGGCGATCGCGATTTGCTCACCCACAGGCACTTTAGAAAGCTGCGAGGAGCCATAAAGTCTGCCGGTGCTCCAGGTGCCTTGCGCCAGGTTGTTGTTGCCGTGGGGGTCGAGAATCGCCACGGGCCAGCTCCATAGCAGCAGTCGCATGACGGCGATGGCGTTGGCGATCGTGCTTTTGCCGACACCGCTGGCTCCGACGATGACCACGCAGTAAGCCTGCATACAAGACTTGAGCCAGGGATAGGCCGAGAGCAGCGTCAAGATCTTCTGCTGCACATTCGCCAACACCTCATCCTCGGGGGGAAACAGCGTCAACGTCTGGCCATTCGGTAAGGTAGTCTTGACCACCGCCTCAGGCGTGACACCACGAGGTTCTGAATCACTGAGCCAGAGCCCTAAGCCCGACGTGGCCAAACCCGCGACAAACAGCCCCAACCCCAAGCCCCGACCCATCATGCCGTCTTGGGGAATCATCACCGCTTGCTGCAACGACCCGTACTTGTGGACCGCCCGCAGTTGCTCGGCTTGCTGAAACTGGGGATTCTGATAGGCCATGACGCCACCCCCCAACATCAGGGAGAGCCCGAGCCCCGATAGCCCCCGCGCCGTCCAGCGCTGCTGTGATGTGGATAGGTATTTCATCAGTTGGCATCCTCCTCCAGGTTGGCGGCATCCCCTGGTTGCGTCGCCGGTACGGCCTGGAGCTTTTGCAGTTCCAGTTGAGCGGACGGCATCATCTGCTTTAGCAAATAGATGGCATAGCGCTGATTGGTCAGCCCTTGCAGCGTTTCGGTACCATTCGTGCGGGTGTACTGCACCGGAAACAGGGCTCTCATCGCGGCGTGATACCGGACCGTGCCCTCTAACATCTGCATCGGGTCGTCATCGGTAATGCCCGCTCGGTAAAGCTCCACGGCATCCCCGGCATAGCGCAGGATGATGCATTCCCAGTCATCGAGCACGGCTAAGCAGCCCTTCAGGTCAATGTCGGCAGCCGGGTCAGTGAGTTCGATATCACCCTCTGCCGCTTCCTTTTTGGCGAACTCGGTCAAGCGTTCAGACTCGCGGGCAATGGGATAATCCAGGTCAGCCGCAATCTGTTGCTGCAGCCAGCGATCGTACTCGGGTAGGATGTCTCGCATCTTGACGGCGGCAACGGCGGGATCGGTGCTCTCGTCAATACCGGCTAGGGCCAATGGGTCAAAGGTGACCATGTTGTAGTCGCTGACATCGGATTGAACAGGCTCTGACTCAGCGGTTCTGAAGCTGCTGGCGACAATGAAGCCCACCCCCACCAGAGCAGCTAGGGCCAAGGGAACGCCTAAGACTAGGCGTTGAGGGGCATTCTGCACTTTCTTGAAAGCCAGTTGAATTGGTCCCGGTGCGGCTTTCTGGACGTTTAGGGAAGAGAGGTTCTCGGTTGCGTCTTTCATGGAGATTGCCTCAAATCAGCAGAATGGCAGCGGTCATGAGGGCGATTTCAATCAGATGCCCTCGCCGTCTTGGGGGGATGGTGGCTTTCCCAACTGGGCGACGGCATCCCCCAGCGCATTAGCCTTCATCGTGGCGATCGTGCGTTTGATGTCAGCAGCCGCAGCCACCATTTCTCCTACAGCAAAGTCGCTCAGCAGAGCATCACCCCGTTGAGCAATGTGTGTGGTGTGGTGCTGAATATCAGCGGCTTCCTGCTCGGCTGTCGCCACGTCGAATCGTTGACGTTCTACGGCTGGCAGAGCCGTGCGTCGCAGTCCTAGAGAGATGCTGGTCGGCAGTGTGTAGACCGTCGTATCGTGCCCTTCGATCAGTTCAGCTTCGAGACAGTCATCCTCATCAGGGGAAGTGACGGGGATTTTGGGAGCCATCTCTGCGATGAGCGCCACCTCATCCTCAGAGAAAAGCGTGCGGCGACCATCGGTCGGATCTGGTTGACCTAACCGTTTCCCATCCCGTTTCTCAATTTTGCGGCGGTACTTGTTGACAGCCTGAGCAGTGCAGCCCAGACGCTTTGCGATATCGGCGGTGGAGTACATAAGCTTCACGTTCTGAAAGGTTTCTGAAACGATTTTGAAGCGTTTCGCTAACATTGTTGTAGCATATGGTTGAAAATAAGCAACCATAGAGAGGGCAAAATCTGAATTATTCTCCAAGAATCATGTTGGAGTTGTGTCAACTATTATTTGGGAGACTATAAGCAACTATGGGGAAACAAGTGGCTACTAAGATTTGGGCAAGTATCCCTGATCGCCTAGCCGAGAAGCTAGACAAACGAGCAGAGTCGGAAGGGAGATCCCGTAGCGACTTAATCTCCTATCTGTTGGAGCGTTCTATGGAGTCTTGGCACCCCTCTGTTGAGTTAAAGGAGGGCAAAAATGGCAACTGATAAAGCCAAACTGGCAATTATCGCCATTAGCGAGTTGGAAGTTAAAGGTTTTCAGGCACCTAATGGTTTTCATCGAACAAGCATCTTCAATGCTGCTGCTGTTGGTTCATCCGTCAAAAACGCTTTCGATTTTTTGCGCTCAAAGGCTATTAAACGATTGCTAGGAAAGGGTTATACGCCTTCGAAACTTGAAATTGTGTAACCAAAGCATCAGGTATAGGACCCTTCCAGCTACCGGAGAAGCGATCGCGATGACTGAAACTGTGCTTTACCAGCCCCAATCCGACGACACCCCCGTGGCCGCTGATCGCCGCTTTTTCCAACGTCTGCGTCAGCAACCCGTCAGCCTGCGAGTGGCCCAAGTTGCCCAGCATACCCGCAGCATTAACGCCCTGTGTCTATCGGGTATCAAACGGCGTAGCCCGAACGCCCCATTGGCTGAGATTCGCGAAAAATTTGCGATCGCCAAACTCAAAACCCTTCCCGCTGGACTCACGCTCGTGGGAGAAGACGAAACGATGTGGGTGCAAGATTCAATTACGCTAGCCCAAACGCTAGACCGCTTGTTTGCCGGACACGAGATTCTCTACTACGTGACCGGCGGTGTGGCGGCCTCAACCCACGGTGAGCCCCGTTCTACGATTGACCTCGATCTCGTGGTGCAAATCAGCAGTAGCGACGTCGAAGAACTGGCTGATATTCTGACGCACCAGGGCTTTTACTGCCCTCACGGAGCAGTGGATGAAGTGAAACGAGGCATTCGCAACAGCTT
This sequence is a window from Leptolyngbya sp. SIO1E4. Protein-coding genes within it:
- a CDS encoding tandem-95 repeat protein, yielding MPDIPQPIYYPGELPIITGNTESLNDALTGAGSDGLIAALSEQFDVAKSQPGDSISLKFLKNATQSTASNFLAQGVEIAYDGSLDDFTISGRTVTDILGGAAINTALSSTATLALLSVLGPGAVVGVAAATGIAVVSSLVWSAISDATEVDDYIAEFIDEILVSARGDVPIDFQILDPNGNLLGGALYEEDIDETTEYEAITKLIQQSQTNSVIPQLTAGVNTIRAVEQTILSPKEREYRLYNGALVDEISEIFEISKFDLLLLGEKNEPNTNGQIYAPLLFDEGSFLFGATDNQFFVPLPDINGNVQPVGLYLGDIIFGTAGEDRLDAFQAFGERAGLDRFSQKQKVLLLGLDGDDTIDGNVDDDFIVGGEGNDTINGGPGTDVAIFSDDFDNYEPSLLADGSTIFSHTRGTQTDGIDTLRGVEFAKFRDRIVPLPLDIPVSNPEPEPSPVNRNINITQIGDDDIIPGTAIISGLYVYWEDDTDRVLSLNTDTQEIRDITVSGLSSEFLYDRQYEFTLGDGSSLLENDKIAVQLNSSSGQFINVAIYDGNSLWPIDAVQHISAASDRAFFEQNGFVYSYDYINQTSTLVADNNGTNSFTGLPNFPSSSFSSYDSSFSPDKAIAWTASRFGEIQFNIPEVFFYNGETTTQLTSYNSDLTDILSRVDFNSQYFTNTDDVYTDGNNVVWTSLPSSLADGLSNERVVFLYNGAEISQIGSFSDTRSNGLGNLPKVSGDNVVWSTITQATDTGNSNDYIHTLYLYDGFQTQAIHQVTRTHSNNSFDLERGIRKLQINGNNVAWLDRPTNPGASNNRLLYSYNIADENPQARIIHESEYELIHFEISENLTAWIAPENITVQQQNGREETYFSYNLYAYDGQQVYKLSDPASGPRSPGVRSSQLEVLNDRVIWVGESNGLVADPIISGDDEVFVATFGNVEEQTNSSPIANEDSFITVEGNTIAGNVLANDTDPDGDALTASLTKDVSNGTLFLNSSGSFIYQPDTSFKGADNFSYEISDGELTNIATVSITVVPVNNAPIANFADFSIDEDIGLEGTLTATDIDGDSLTFSLMTGAKNGAVVVNDNGSVIYTPDGNFFGTDSFSYTVTDGDLTDTGTANITVEPVNDAPVAGDDSFSAIQGKVLSGDVSTNDSDIDSNSLTFDLVSETSNGTISLNPDGTFSYSSVSDFTGVDSFTYKVSDGDLANIATVNINVELTDAAGLPSGEVANNSNSGIFSFEQWILWQTLRTGQGYESDTVDFNIERGGLRLASLFDETAYLDANPDVAVAVQQGIFTYGFEHFVLFGINENRAPSAWFNSDYYLSQNPDVAAAVSKGGSAISHFIDFGHREGRSPNASFDAKDYLTNNPDVATAVGSFGLDSAFEHYIEFGAEEGCQAGLLFQEVFYLQQNLDVLAAVQDGTFASGIEHFISFGQSEGRDPSALFDQSAYLERYGDVAVAVSSGALRSGFEHYVYFGRAEGRVAV
- a CDS encoding ribbon-helix-helix protein, CopG family, encoding MGKQVATKIWASIPDRLAEKLDKRAESEGRSRSDLISYLLERSMESWHPSVELKEGKNGN
- a CDS encoding ATP-binding protein — translated: MKYLSTSQQRWTARGLSGLGLSLMLGGGVMAYQNPQFQQAEQLRAVHKYGSLQQAVMIPQDGMMGRGLGLGLFVAGLATSGLGLWLSDSEPRGVTPEAVVKTTLPNGQTLTLFPPEDEVLANVQQKILTLLSAYPWLKSCMQAYCVVIVGASGVGKSTIANAIAVMRLLLWSWPVAILDPHGNNNLAQGTWSTGRLYGSSQLSKVPVGEQIAIAWDKLKGGYAPYQENRRQRQTIIVDEFTGWSDPSEPDELKALTAPMTSHCIRQARKCGNGIILLLHGDRKGTAGGDMPTGVLESLMKTAAVLQVEGQADEFGELTWSGKGKFKPPGAEPTNKHFQRVSLPDSIRPGRLQKDISELLDYLGIGLDDDPLDEVIVKGQLAELRDALRRRFDSPEFIDALNQIYEGPTAPSSEADDNTYPDPKWDELRGREDCINLLAYLKRNHHREIDVNTLKQNWGRKNNLNSREDIRSILSELIALHIGEWTDVDTEQWRVIPNWEDFPEWMQ
- a CDS encoding M23 family metallopeptidase, with protein sequence MVVAPMAFQAAKQHSGLVGWLLVGVAIAPPTIFMLSPQVNRVSDVWLHEGIRITTPEVRAFGRTLVPSRTLFELEPLIKSAGEYVAFAPLAIAAPYFYDSTPPNSFDLVLIDKATNSEHGVAVPAPCPATVVSTGWQSGYGNTVDLQCQDGTGIFIAHFDEVWVSAGEALKKGQPFAVQGDTGRSFGKHLHVEIDLDGDDRPDPYSQSEPGMRRFMALWESGLAAPTEMPLDDETLMKAIGKAEGTVDGHLNPDADYHGHTDPGNGARNQGFFSFQHGASSPQDADQQQIHRLRNAEREIQAQAISKFGQPLSEAALLAALDLWNQAPLAGQDFVTHLPTHNPTPEQIIEARARSFIEPTTGQLDAPGLGNSIGTVEADQRRRTDANLDALKLLRRHSR